TCATCTCTGCCTCCGACCCCGAGGGTGGGGCCAGGGCGGAACAGGCCATCCGGGCGCTAACCGCAGAGGTTACCCCTGGCGAGATCTACACCGGCAAGGTGACGCGGCTCATGAACTTCGGGGCCTTCGTGGAGATCCTCCCCAACAAGGAGGGCCTCGTCCACATCTCCGAGCTGGCCGAGGGTAGGGTTGGCAAGGTGGAGGACGTGGTGGCGGTGGGAGACGAAGTGGTTGTCAAGGTGCTGGAGATCGACCGGCTGGGAAGGGTCAACCTCTCCCGAAGGCAGGCCCTGAAGGGTTCCGACCGGGGTGACGGGTGTGGTTCAAGAAGGTCCTAGAGGGAGAGCCCCCGGCTCATCCTGCCCCAATGCGAGGGATGCGTGACGTGAGACTGGGGGCGCACGTGAGCATAGCCAAGGGCTTCGAGGGGATGGCCAGGGAGGCGTCCCGCCTGAACCTCGAGGCAGTGCAGGTGTTCTCTAGGAGCCCAAGAGGGGGAAAGCCCCGGGAGATCTCCTCCCAAGAGGCGGAGGCGGCACAGGCCATCCTCAAAGAGGCTGGAGTGCGGCCTCTCATCATTCACACCCCCTACCTGGTGAACTTGGCTGCGGAGGACCCTGGGAAACGGGGTTACAGCCAGGAAGTCACGGCCCTGGACTTGGCGAGGGCGGACCTCCTGGGAGCCTCCCTGGTGGTGGTCCACGTTGGCAGGTACGAATCCTCCCTGGAGGAGGGCCTCAGGATCATCGCCCAATCCTTGGACGCTGTGATGGACGCGGCGGGCTCCAGGGCCCAGTTGTGCCTGGAGAACACCGCAGGACAGGGGAGGGAGGCGGGCTACAGGTTCTCGCACATAGGGCGGGTCATGGAACTCGCTGCCCGGGGCTCGGAGCTCCGCGTCTGCCTGGACACCTGTCATGCCTTCGCCGCAGGCTACGAGGTTTCAAGCCATGAAGGGTGGGAGGCTCTCCTTGAGGAGTTCGACCTGGAGGTGGGCCTGGATAGGCTCAGCTGCATCCACTGCAACGACTGTGCCGGGTCCCGGGGTTCCAGGGTGGACAGGCACCGCCATATCGGAGAGGGAAAGATCGGTTTGGAGGGGTTTGGAGCCATGCTCAAGAGGCCCGAACTCCAGGGGCTTCCCTGCATACTGGAGACCCCGGTGAAGACCATGGATGACTACAGGAAGGACCTTGATGTGTTAGGGCGCTTGAGAAAGAGAGCATAGCAGGAACGGGGCGGAGAATATCCTCAACTAGGAGACTCGGGGAGGGTATCCCGTTGAGGCCGTATCTCCGCCTCTTGGCGACGGGGGTTGTGTTCCTGTGGCTAACCAGGGCTCCATGGCCAGCCGGGGCCCGGGAGCACGTGGACCGGTTGCTTTGCGGCGTGCATCCTGGCGTGCGCCTGGAGGGTGCCCTGGTTTCGGGCTATCTTGCCCCGGAGGTACAGGGGGTTCTGGGCCGCTGGGCACGGCTGAGGGATCAGGACCCGGTGGACGCCACGATCCGCCAGGGGACCGGCGAGATCCTCCCGGAGAGACCCGGGCGAATCCTGGATATCCCTGCAACGCTTGAACAAGTCATTGCTGCCAGGGAGTCCCAGGCGGTAACCGCTGTGGTGAGGCCTGTCAAACCGCGCTGGACGCGGGCGGACTTGGAGGCGATATCTCAAGTCATAGCGGAGTTTTCCACGTGGGTGGGAGGCTCTGAGGAGAGGGCAAGGAACGTGGCCCTGGCTGCGTCCATTCTTGGTCATACCCTGGTCTTGCCCGGGGAGGTGTTCTCCTTTAACGAGGCCCTGGGGCCAGCCACACTCGAGAGGGGCTTTCTCTCGGCCCCGGTCATGCTGGAGGACGAGCTAGTGATGGGCCCGGGGGGAGGAGTGTGCCAGGTGTCATCCACCCTCTACAACGCCGCCCTGCAGGCAGGGTTGACCGTCAGGGAGCGACACCCGCATACCCAGCGTGTAGGGTACGTGCCCGAGGGCCGTGATGCCGCCGTTGCCCGGGGCTACAAGGACCTGAAGATACAAAACCCGGGTCCTTACCCTGTAGTATTCATGCTGGAGGTGACCGGGCGAAACCTTCGGGCCTGCATCCTGGGCCAGGCGCCCGGGGACTCGACGGCAAAGCGGAGGTAGATGAGTTGATCGAAAGCCACGACACAGGTTCTTCGGTGGTCCAAGAGACGCCCCTTGACAATGGTCTTTGGGTCCTCAGCCAGGATGTGCCCTACGTGCGCACGGTGTCCGTGGGTCTGTGGATGAGGACGGGTTCCCGGCATGAGGGCCCCGGGGAGGCTGGAGCCAGTCACTTCATAGAGCACCTCCTCTTCAAGGGCACCAGGAAAAAGAGCGCCAAGGAGATCTCCGAGGAGATCGACCTCCTAGGGGGCTATATGAACGCCTTCACAGCCAAGGAGCACACCTGCCTCTACGCCAAGGTCCCCCGGGAGCACTTCAAATCCACGCTGGAGCTCATGGGGGAGATGCTCCTGGAACCCCTGTTCGACCCTGTAGACATAGACAGGGAAAGGCAGGTGGTAATGGAGGAGATCGCCACCTACGAGGATAACCCAGAGGGAGTGGTTCACGACCTGTTCTACAGTGCCCTCTGGCCGAGCCACCCCTTGGGCCGCCCCGTCTTGGGCGAGCCGGAGACCCTGCTTGGCCTGGGACGGGACACTCTCCTGGACTTCTTCCACAGGCACTACACGCCCGGCAGGATGGTGCTCTCGGCGGTGGGACGCCTGGATCACGGGGAGGTCCTGGCAGAGACCAGCCGCATCCTGGGAGGAAAGGGCAGGGTGACGAGCCCGTGGGAGTTCTGCCCCCCCGCGGCGGCTTCATGCCAGACCCAGTGCTACAGGGATACGGAACAGGTCCACATCTGCATGGGGTTTCCCACGGTTCCCATGGAGCACCCTGATGTATACCCGCTGCTTCTCCTGGGGGAGATCATGGGCGGCAGCGCCAGCTCCCGGCTGTTCCAGAGGGTCAGGGAGGATCTGGGACTCGTCTACTCTATCTACTCCAGTGCCAGCCACTACTCGGATGGGGGCACCTTCCTGGCGTACGCCGGCTCGAGTCCCGGACGCTGGCATGAGGTGAGGGAACTCATCACCCAGGAGATATCGTCTATGAGACGTGAGGGGATTACCCCCCGGGAGCTCCGCCGGGCCAAGGCCCAGGTAATTGGCGGCCTGATGCTCAGCCTGGAGAGCACATCCTCCAGGATGGGAAGGATCGGGAAGACCAAACTGCTCCTGGGCAGGGTGGTGACCACCGAGGAATCTGCCTCGCGGGTCGAGGCGGTAAGCCTGGAAGACGTCAACCGCGTGGCTGCCGAGGTGCTTTCGCCTGAGCATGAGGCCCTGGCTATACTCGGACCCATAGAGGGGACGGGGGGATAGCATGGACAAGCTTGATGAGATCTTCTATCTGCAATCCAGGTTTGACCAGGATCTAGCCAGGAGAAGGAACTTGGACTATGATATGAGCACGTGGGTGCAGAAAGGGATCCTTGCCTTGGTCTCCGAGATGGCGGAGCTCCTGGATGAAGTGAACTTCAAGTGGTGGAAGAACGCCAAGCCCGTTGATGTGGAGGCCATTCATGAGGAGCTCGCGGATATACTGCACTTCTACGTGAGCCTCTGCCTGAAGGTAGGGCTTGACGCTCCCGGGCTTCACAAGGCCTACGTGGCCAAGAACCGGGAGAACTTCCTCAGGCAACAGGGGCTGTCCGATAGGGCAGGTTACGAATCCTGATAACCCGGAAGGTGCGCATAAGGCTTTTCCCCTCGTCATAATGTGTCCCTGGGAGGACTCAAGACGGGGGTGGGCAAGTGGTCGTTAAGGTGTTCCTGGCTCTGGTACTGGTGGTGCTGTGTGTGCTCTCGGTACGCCGGAGGGCACGGGTGAGAGCACTCCTGGCAGACCTGCCCATGGAGACGAAACCCTCCATTATATCCGCGGCCATCATGGAACTCATAGCGGTGGCCGGGGGAGTATACATCGCGCTGACAGCGGTAACCTCTTTTCTTGCCGTGGAGGTTCCTGACCGGGTACTGTGGATGGGTCTCAGGTTCAACCCGCTCGCGGCCATCTCCATGTTGGTCGCAGTGGTGCTTCCCTTCACTCAACCCGAGCCCCAGGTCAGCCTCGGGCGGGCTCAGGAGACACTGAATAGGCATCTCCCAGGGGGAAACACTAGGATGAGAAGAACTGGGAGGTGACTACATCATTGGATCGTAGCGTAGTTGGTGTATTCCGCTCAGAGGAACAGGCTGAAAGGGCAGTTTCTGAGCTTAGAGACAAGGGCTTTAGGGACAACGAGATCAACATTGTCGCCAAGGGTCGCAACAAGGGAGGCGGGCAAGAGCGCGGTCGCAGGGGTCAGTCCGGGGTGGAAGACGTCTCCGGCGGCGTTACTGCAGGGGGAGCCATTGGAGGCCTGGCAGGGCTCCTGGCCGGAGCCGGTGCCCTGGCCATACCGGGCGTTGGCCCCATAGTCGCGGCGGGTCCTATCGCCGCGGCACTGTCAGGGGCGGTGACTGGGGGAGTAGCCGGCGGTCTCCTGGACTTCGGCATACCCGAGGAGAAGGGGCGCCAGCTGGAGCGTGAGGTGAAGGAAGGCAAGATCCTGGCGCTGGTGAAGGCCAGGGAGGAAAAGGTGGATGAGGCGGCGGAGATATTCCGGCGTAACGGCGCGGTGGAAGTGGAAACCCACTAGAACCCGTAAAGACAGAGCGCGGGGCGCCGGCAGGCGGCCCGCGCTCTGCAATTACAGGGACAGTGACAGGGGTCATACCATAAGATGATCAGGGGAGAAGAGACCGGAGGGGGGCCGAACATGCTAGGCAAAGTGGCTATTGTGGGTGTCACCGGGCTTGTCGGTGGCAAGGTGCTGGAGGTTCTCATGGACAAGAGGCTGGGCGTCCGTGAGCTGGTAGCCATGGCGAGCCATCGTTCCGTGGGGCAGTCTGTGTGCTTCCAGGGGTCCCAGGTCCCTGTGATCGAGGCTAGGCCAGAGGCCTTCCGCGGGGTGGACCTCGCCTTCTTTTGCGCGGGAACAGGCATTTCCAGGAGCCTTGCCCCTGAGGCTGTGAAGGCCGGAGCAGTGGTCGTCGACAAGTCCAATGCCTTCAGGATGGACCCGGCGGTCCCCCTGGTGGTACCCGAGGTAAACCCCGAGGCCATGATGAACCACAGGGGGATCATAGCCAGCCCGAACTGTTCCACCATCCAGATGGTGGTGGCGCTGAAGCCTCTGCATGATGCTGCGACCCTGACGAGAGTTGTGGTGACTACCTTCCAGTCGGTATCGGGTACCGGCAAGGATGCCGTGGACGAACTGGTTATCCAAAGCAGGCAGGTCCTGGACGGCATGACGCCCAGCCCTTTGGTGTACCCCCACCAGATCGCCTTTAACCTGCTACCTCACATCGACAGCTTTGACCCCCAGGGGTATTCGGGAGAAGAGATGAAGATGGTGAAGGAGACACAGAAGATCCTGGGACTGCCTGGCTTGCCCATTGCCGCTACCTGCGTTCGAGTGCCGGTGGCAGTGAGCCACTCCGAGTCGGTGCTGGTGGAGACGGCCAGGCCCCTTGGCCCAGCGGAGGCCCGGCGAGTACTCTCAGGTTCCAAGTCTATTGTGGTCCTTGACGACCCCGCCAGCGGCATCTACCCAATGCCGGTGGAGGCCGCGGGGAAGGATGAGGTGTTCGTGGGAAGGATCCGCCAAGACCTGTTCCAGGATAACGCACTGCACTTCTGGGTGGTCTCGGACAATCTGAGGAAGGGTGCGGCCACCAACGCGGTACAGATCGCCGAAGCGCTTTTGACTAAGGGATTGTTCTAGGGAGAGGGAAGAACAATGAGGATTATTGTACAGAAGTTCGGAGGGACATCGCTGTCCAGCCCCGAGCGAAGGGAAATGTCGGCCTCCAGGATTCTCGCCGCCATCGGCGAGGGATACAGTCCCGTAGTTGTGGTCTCTGCTATGGGAAGGGCAGGAGACCCGTATGCTACCGATACCCTCCTAGGCATCGTCAGGGAGATATCTAGCGAGATGGACCCCAGGGAAACGGATCTCCTGGTCTCCTGCGGGGAGATCATTTCCTCTGTGGTGATGGCGGCAACCTTGAGGGACAAGGGGCTGGCGCCCCGGGTGCTCACAGGGGGCCAGGCGGGGATCATCACGGACGGCGTCTACACCGATGCCAGGATAATCCGGGTGGAGCCATCCCTGATCCTCCGGTGGCTGAGGGATGGTACCACAGTGATAGTCGCCGGCTTTCAGGGCTTGGCGGAATCCGGGGACGTGACAACCTTGGGAAGAGGCGGCTCCGACATAACCGCCACGGCGCTGGGGGCGGCGCTTGATGCGGAACTGGTGGAGATCTACACTGATGTGGACGGCATTAAGACAGCGGACCCAAGGCTCGTTCCAGACGCCAGGACCATCGAGGTGCTGGCCTACGATGAGATATGCCAGATGGCTCACGAAGGGGCGAAGGTGATCCACCCCAGGGCCGTGGAGATCGCTATGCAGAGGCGAGTACCTCTCAGGATCAAGTGCACCTTCACGGAGACTCCGGGGACCCTGGTCACCTATTCTGTTGAGGGAACCCAGGCCTGGCCTGATGCCCGGCAGGTGATGCCGGTGACCGGTGTCACTCACATCATGGGTGTCGCCCAGGTGGCAATGACAGGGGAGGCCCAGGAGGGTGCCCCAGGTGACCTGGGTTTCTTCCGGCACCTGGCCGACGCGGGGATCAGCGTGGATATGATCAACGTTACCGGTGCCCTGAGGGCCTTCATAATCAGGGACGACCTGGCGGAGCGGGCTGCCCGTGTGCTGAAGGACCAGGGCTACCAAGCCAAGATTGACCGGAGACTCACCAAGGTGTCTGTGGTGGGCTATGGGATGCGGGGCATCCCCGGGGTCATGGCAGCGGTGGTGGAGGCCCTGGGGTATGCAGGCGTTGAGATACTTCAGACTGCCGACTCTCATGTAACAATATCCTGCCTGGTGAGAGAGGGCGACGCCGAGGTGGCGGTCCAGGCGCTCCATGCCAAGTTCGGCCTGGGAAAGCGGGAGGTGTGAGAGAGGTGGCCTTCGGAAGTCTCCTGACGGCCATGGTAACACCCTTCAATGAAGATGGGGAAGTCAACTACAAGAAGGCCGGGGCCCTTGCGGAGAAACTGGCCCGGGAGGGCAGCGATGCCATCGTTGTGGGGGGTACTACCGGTGAATCCCCCACACTAAGCCGGGAGGAACGCTCCAGGCTCCTTGATGCTGTGCTGGAGGTGGTGGGGCATAGCTTGAGGGTGGTAGCGGGGACGGGCACCAACTGCACCAGGGATTCGGTGGAGCTGAGCAAGATGGCGGAAAGGGCAGGGGCGCATGGTCTCATGCTGGTCACGCCCTACTACAACAAGCCTCCTCAGGGAGCGCTAGTTAGCCACTTCAAGGCAGTGGCAGAGAGCACGGGGCTCCCTATCATGCTATATAACGTGCCCGGGCGCACAGGGGTGAATATGACCCCAGAGACGGTCCAGAAGGTTTCGGAGATACCCAACATCATTGCCCTGAAGGAGGCGGCGGGCAGCCTGGACCAGGCCTCTGAGATAGCGCAGGGGATGCCGGAAACCTTTACCCTTTATAGCGGGGATGACAGCCTCACCCTGCCCATGCTTGCGGTGGGGGCATCCGGCGTGGTGAGCGTTGCCTCCCACGTGGCTGGCCTCGAGATAAAGGCTATGATCCAGGACTACCAGGCAGGTAGAGTAGCCCAGGCCCGGGAGCGCCACTTGAGGCTCTTTCCCCTCTTTAAGGCGCTCTTCATCACCACTAATCCCATACCCGTCAAGGCAGCCCTAGAGATTGCCGGGTTCAGGGCCGGGGGAGTGAGGCTGCCCCTGACCGCAGCCAGCGGCGAACAGCGGGAGACCATCCGCGGCGCCATGCTCAAGGCTGGTGTACTGTAGGGGCTTATGTCCCCTTGGATTTCCTATAGGTGTCTCGCCTTTGGGGCAGGTACCACGTGTTGCCTGGCTGCCGCTTGGCTTGGGGCACCTTTTTTGCTATGATTGAAAATAGCGTGGATTCTAAACTAGGTACGAGGTGGTATTGTTGAAGCCTTTGCAGGTAGTAGCCCTGGGCGGCCTGGGAGAGATAGGCAAGAACATGATGGCCGTGAGATACGGTGAGGAGATCCTGGTCGTAGATGCGGGGCTGGCCTTCCCGGAGGAGGAGATGCTGGGAATAGATCTGGTCATTCCCGATACCAGTTACCTCATGGACAACCGGCACATGGTAAAGGCCATAGTGCTCACCCACGGTCATGAGGATCATGTAGGTGCCCTCCCATACATCCTAAGGGACCTGAATGTCCCCATCTGTGGTACCCGGCTTACCCTAGGCATGGTGAAGCGAAAGCTGGCGGAATTCGGGCTGGATACGAGGGCGAAAACCACGGAGATCTGGCCCCGCCAGGTGGTGAAGATTGGCTGCTTCAAGGTGGAGCCCTTTAGGGTGAACCACAGCGCCGGCGATTGTGTCGGCTTGGGCATACACACACCCATGGGTCTTCTGGTCCACACGGGTGACTTCAAGTTTGACCAGACCCCCGTTGACGGTGAGGTAAGCGACTACCACAAGCTAGCTGAGTTCGGTGACCAGGGGGTATTGCTCCTATTTTCGGATAGCACTAACGCGGACAGGCCTGGCTTCACCTCCTCAGAGAGGGTGGTTGGTGAGACCTTTGATGAGATCTTCGGGGCCTCCAAGGGGCGGATCCTGGTAACCAGCTTCGCCAGCAACGTCCCCAGGATCCAGCAGGTCATCAACTCTGCCGTGGCTCACCGGCGGAAGGTCGCCGTGGTGGGCCGCAGCATGGAAAACGTGGTGGAGGTTGCACTGGAGCTGGGATACCTCAAAGACCCCAGGGGAATCCTGGTGCCCCTGGAGGAGGTAAACGGCTTGGCCCCTGACCGCTCGGTGATCCTGACCACCGGAAGCCAGGGTGAACCCATGAGCGCCCTGGCGCGCATTGCCGTGGGGGAGCACAAGCGGGTGGAGATCCTCCCCGGGGACAGGGTGATACTGGCCTCCACACCAGTGCCGGGCAACGAGAAGCTGGTAACCCGCACAATAGATAACCTCTTCCGCCAGGGGGCCGAGGTCATATACGAGCATGACACCCGTGTCCACGTCTCCGGTCATGCCAGCCAGGAGGAGCTCAAGCTCATGCTGAACCTGGTACGACCGAAGTTCTTCATGCCGGTGCACGGGGAGTACCGCCACCTTGTCAAGCACACCCAGATAGCAGGGGCCCTGGGCGTCCAGAGGGAGAATATTCTCCTGGGGGAGAACGGGTGGCTCTTCCGCCTGAGCTCCAACAGGGCACAGTGTACGGGTACCGTATCCGCGGGCAAGGTCCTGGTGGACGGGTTGGGAGTGGGCGACGTCGGCAACATCGTCCTGAAGGACAGGAAGACCCTGGCCCAGGAGGGGATCCTCATCGTTGGGGTGGCCATGAACATGAAGGAGAAGGCAATTGTGGCGGGTCCAGACA
Above is a window of Bacillota bacterium DNA encoding:
- a CDS encoding pitrilysin family protein; translated protein: MIESHDTGSSVVQETPLDNGLWVLSQDVPYVRTVSVGLWMRTGSRHEGPGEAGASHFIEHLLFKGTRKKSAKEISEEIDLLGGYMNAFTAKEHTCLYAKVPREHFKSTLELMGEMLLEPLFDPVDIDRERQVVMEEIATYEDNPEGVVHDLFYSALWPSHPLGRPVLGEPETLLGLGRDTLLDFFHRHYTPGRMVLSAVGRLDHGEVLAETSRILGGKGRVTSPWEFCPPAAASCQTQCYRDTEQVHICMGFPTVPMEHPDVYPLLLLGEIMGGSASSRLFQRVREDLGLVYSIYSSASHYSDGGTFLAYAGSSPGRWHEVRELITQEISSMRREGITPRELRRAKAQVIGGLMLSLESTSSRMGRIGKTKLLLGRVVTTEESASRVEAVSLEDVNRVAAEVLSPEHEALAILGPIEGTGG
- the dapG gene encoding aspartate kinase is translated as MRIIVQKFGGTSLSSPERREMSASRILAAIGEGYSPVVVVSAMGRAGDPYATDTLLGIVREISSEMDPRETDLLVSCGEIISSVVMAATLRDKGLAPRVLTGGQAGIITDGVYTDARIIRVEPSLILRWLRDGTTVIVAGFQGLAESGDVTTLGRGGSDITATALGAALDAELVEIYTDVDGIKTADPRLVPDARTIEVLAYDEICQMAHEGAKVIHPRAVEIAMQRRVPLRIKCTFTETPGTLVTYSVEGTQAWPDARQVMPVTGVTHIMGVAQVAMTGEAQEGAPGDLGFFRHLADAGISVDMINVTGALRAFIIRDDLAERAARVLKDQGYQAKIDRRLTKVSVVGYGMRGIPGVMAAVVEALGYAGVEILQTADSHVTISCLVREGDAEVAVQALHAKFGLGKREV
- a CDS encoding VanW family protein; this translates as MRPYLRLLATGVVFLWLTRAPWPAGAREHVDRLLCGVHPGVRLEGALVSGYLAPEVQGVLGRWARLRDQDPVDATIRQGTGEILPERPGRILDIPATLEQVIAARESQAVTAVVRPVKPRWTRADLEAISQVIAEFSTWVGGSEERARNVALAASILGHTLVLPGEVFSFNEALGPATLERGFLSAPVMLEDELVMGPGGGVCQVSSTLYNAALQAGLTVRERHPHTQRVGYVPEGRDAAVARGYKDLKIQNPGPYPVVFMLEVTGRNLRACILGQAPGDSTAKRR
- a CDS encoding general stress protein, which gives rise to MDRSVVGVFRSEEQAERAVSELRDKGFRDNEINIVAKGRNKGGGQERGRRGQSGVEDVSGGVTAGGAIGGLAGLLAGAGALAIPGVGPIVAAGPIAAALSGAVTGGVAGGLLDFGIPEEKGRQLEREVKEGKILALVKAREEKVDEAAEIFRRNGAVEVETH
- a CDS encoding deoxyribonuclease IV; protein product: MRLGAHVSIAKGFEGMAREASRLNLEAVQVFSRSPRGGKPREISSQEAEAAQAILKEAGVRPLIIHTPYLVNLAAEDPGKRGYSQEVTALDLARADLLGASLVVVHVGRYESSLEEGLRIIAQSLDAVMDAAGSRAQLCLENTAGQGREAGYRFSHIGRVMELAARGSELRVCLDTCHAFAAGYEVSSHEGWEALLEEFDLEVGLDRLSCIHCNDCAGSRGSRVDRHRHIGEGKIGLEGFGAMLKRPELQGLPCILETPVKTMDDYRKDLDVLGRLRKRA
- a CDS encoding dUTPase is translated as MDKLDEIFYLQSRFDQDLARRRNLDYDMSTWVQKGILALVSEMAELLDEVNFKWWKNAKPVDVEAIHEELADILHFYVSLCLKVGLDAPGLHKAYVAKNRENFLRQQGLSDRAGYES
- a CDS encoding aspartate-semialdehyde dehydrogenase translates to MLGKVAIVGVTGLVGGKVLEVLMDKRLGVRELVAMASHRSVGQSVCFQGSQVPVIEARPEAFRGVDLAFFCAGTGISRSLAPEAVKAGAVVVDKSNAFRMDPAVPLVVPEVNPEAMMNHRGIIASPNCSTIQMVVALKPLHDAATLTRVVVTTFQSVSGTGKDAVDELVIQSRQVLDGMTPSPLVYPHQIAFNLLPHIDSFDPQGYSGEEMKMVKETQKILGLPGLPIAATCVRVPVAVSHSESVLVETARPLGPAEARRVLSGSKSIVVLDDPASGIYPMPVEAAGKDEVFVGRIRQDLFQDNALHFWVVSDNLRKGAATNAVQIAEALLTKGLF
- a CDS encoding ribonuclease J, with translation MVLLKPLQVVALGGLGEIGKNMMAVRYGEEILVVDAGLAFPEEEMLGIDLVIPDTSYLMDNRHMVKAIVLTHGHEDHVGALPYILRDLNVPICGTRLTLGMVKRKLAEFGLDTRAKTTEIWPRQVVKIGCFKVEPFRVNHSAGDCVGLGIHTPMGLLVHTGDFKFDQTPVDGEVSDYHKLAEFGDQGVLLLFSDSTNADRPGFTSSERVVGETFDEIFGASKGRILVTSFASNVPRIQQVINSAVAHRRKVAVVGRSMENVVEVALELGYLKDPRGILVPLEEVNGLAPDRSVILTTGSQGEPMSALARIAVGEHKRVEILPGDRVILASTPVPGNEKLVTRTIDNLFRQGAEVIYEHDTRVHVSGHASQEELKLMLNLVRPKFFMPVHGEYRHLVKHTQIAGALGVQRENILLGENGWLFRLSSNRAQCTGTVSAGKVLVDGLGVGDVGNIVLKDRKTLAQEGILIVGVAMNMKEKAIVAGPDIISRGFVYVRESEELMEEAKTKILAVVSECERNGGLEWNPLKAGIKEALGRFLFEKTGRRPMILPIVMEVKA
- the dapA gene encoding 4-hydroxy-tetrahydrodipicolinate synthase, which encodes MREVAFGSLLTAMVTPFNEDGEVNYKKAGALAEKLAREGSDAIVVGGTTGESPTLSREERSRLLDAVLEVVGHSLRVVAGTGTNCTRDSVELSKMAERAGAHGLMLVTPYYNKPPQGALVSHFKAVAESTGLPIMLYNVPGRTGVNMTPETVQKVSEIPNIIALKEAAGSLDQASEIAQGMPETFTLYSGDDSLTLPMLAVGASGVVSVASHVAGLEIKAMIQDYQAGRVAQARERHLRLFPLFKALFITTNPIPVKAALEIAGFRAGGVRLPLTAASGEQRETIRGAMLKAGVL